Proteins from one Triticum aestivum cultivar Chinese Spring chromosome 7A, IWGSC CS RefSeq v2.1, whole genome shotgun sequence genomic window:
- the LOC123153519 gene encoding uncharacterized protein, whose protein sequence is MDRSWIQGMSFTPPYMKGVEEFMGFGHQNFRENQDILCPCKDCLNVEHRGQAEVEEHLLCNGMSVTYTRWVFHGEAVSDDEGDNTEGAAYQSDDDDERDVANGGDVAYMVDDMFMSGRQGEGKPKLFSKLMDEAKKDLYEGCSDFTRMSFIIKLLYIKSYNWITNRAFNQFVELISVAFPHADIPKSYTEAKNVLSEVGLGYETIHVCKFDCALFWGQHANKSHCPECGTSRWKDEVGRKKIPHKVLRYFPIIPRLQRFFVSKEQSADAR, encoded by the coding sequence ATGGATCGAAGCTGGATACAGGGAATGAGTTTCACACCACCATACATGAAAGGTGTTGAAGAGTTTATGGGTTTCGGTCACCAAAATTTCAGGGAAAACCAGGACATATTGTGCCCATGCAAGGACTGTCTGAATGTGGAACACCGTGGCCAGGCTGAAGTAGAGGAGCACTTACTATGCAATGGTATGTCTGTTACATATACAAGGTGGGTCTTTCATGGTGAAGCGGTGAGTGATGATGAAGGTGATAATACAGAGGGTGCTGCATATCAatcagatgatgatgatgagcgtGATGTAGCCAACGGAGGTGATGTTGCGTATATGGTAGATGATATGTTCATGTCTGGAAGGCAAGGCGAGGGTAAGCCTAAACTCTTTTCCAAGCTAATGGATGAAGCGAAGAAAGATCTCTATGAAGGATGTAGTGATTTCACACGGATGTCATTCATTATTAAGCTCCTCTATATCAAATCATACAACTGGATTACAAATAGAGCATTTAATCAGTTTGTTGAGCTGATTAGTGTGGCGTTTCCACATGCTGATATACCTAAATCATACACTGAAGCTAAGAATGTTCTTAGTGAAGTCGGGCTGGGTTACGAGACAATTCATGTTTGCAAGTTTGATTGTGCATTGTTTTGGGGCCAACATGCCAACAAGAGTCATTGTCCTGAATGCGGGACATCAAGATGGAAAGACGAGGTGGGGAGGAAAAAGATACCTCACAAGGTACTTAGGTACTTTCCTATCATCCCAAGGCTTCAAAGATTTTTTGTGTCAAAGGAACAATCAGCAGATGCAAGGTAG